A single region of the Rhodococcus sp. W8901 genome encodes:
- a CDS encoding MFS transporter: MHLPHTAHTDPSPKDSRRALVSSFLGSTVEYYDFLLYGAAAGLVFPALFFPETMDPVLGSTLSFIILLAGYISRPIGGILFGHFGDKFGRKNILVITLMMMGLVSVAIGLMPTYETIGVAAPLILVALRVIQGLAVGGEWAGATLMAAEHVKQDRRGLAASIAVTGGPTGSVLATLILALFAGLPDEEFLSWGWRVPFLMSAALVIVGLFMRYRVTESPDFAKARAAGEVHTGTPILRVLKKYPASTVYGILATAGPLFMQALLAVWVVPYVAAQGVVPRQDALYMLTFSSVVHIFAIPFFAWLSDRYGRRPIMLAGGLVSVVLVFPMFALFNSDSYWLVAIGFLVGNPIIQASMYGPIGAFLAEKFETQDRYTGVSLTFQFGSVLGAGTAPLMANWLVGLGNGGRTDNIAWYFIGLIALSALAVFLSKETLVRTSRPAPRPGTREPVSP; the protein is encoded by the coding sequence ATGCATCTTCCGCACACCGCGCACACGGATCCCTCGCCGAAGGATTCGCGTCGCGCGCTGGTCTCGAGCTTTCTGGGATCGACGGTTGAGTACTACGATTTCCTGCTCTACGGCGCCGCAGCAGGTTTGGTGTTTCCTGCGCTGTTCTTCCCGGAGACGATGGATCCGGTACTGGGGTCGACGCTCTCGTTCATCATCCTGCTCGCCGGTTACATCTCGCGCCCGATCGGCGGCATCCTCTTCGGGCACTTCGGCGACAAGTTCGGGCGCAAGAACATTCTCGTCATCACCTTGATGATGATGGGGCTCGTGTCCGTCGCGATCGGCCTCATGCCGACCTACGAGACGATCGGAGTGGCCGCTCCGCTGATCCTGGTCGCCCTCCGCGTCATCCAGGGCCTCGCCGTCGGCGGCGAGTGGGCGGGCGCCACCCTCATGGCTGCCGAACACGTGAAGCAGGATCGTCGCGGCCTCGCCGCATCGATCGCCGTCACCGGCGGTCCCACCGGGTCTGTCCTTGCGACTCTGATTCTGGCCCTGTTTGCAGGGCTTCCGGACGAAGAGTTCCTCAGTTGGGGCTGGCGCGTACCGTTCCTGATGTCCGCTGCGCTGGTGATCGTCGGACTGTTCATGCGCTACCGCGTGACAGAGTCCCCGGACTTCGCCAAGGCTCGCGCAGCCGGTGAAGTGCACACCGGCACACCGATCCTCCGCGTTCTGAAGAAGTACCCCGCGTCCACGGTGTACGGGATCCTGGCCACGGCCGGACCGCTGTTCATGCAGGCGCTGCTCGCCGTCTGGGTCGTTCCGTACGTCGCGGCCCAGGGTGTGGTGCCGCGCCAGGACGCCCTCTACATGCTCACCTTCTCCAGCGTCGTCCACATCTTCGCGATCCCCTTCTTCGCCTGGCTCTCGGATCGATACGGACGCCGCCCGATCATGCTCGCCGGCGGGCTGGTTTCCGTCGTGCTCGTCTTCCCGATGTTCGCGCTGTTCAACTCCGACAGCTACTGGCTGGTCGCGATCGGCTTCCTGGTGGGCAATCCGATCATCCAGGCGTCGATGTACGGCCCCATCGGCGCTTTCCTCGCCGAGAAGTTCGAAACGCAGGACCGTTACACGGGTGTCTCCCTGACCTTCCAGTTCGGCTCCGTCCTCGGCGCCGGGACCGCACCGCTGATGGCGAACTGGCTCGTCGGACTCGGGAACGGCGGCCGTACCGACAACATCGCCTGGTACTTCATCGGGCTCATTGCACTGTCCGCCCTCGCAGTATTCCTGTCCAAGGAAACCCTGGTACGGACCAGCCGACCGGCCCCACGACCGGGCACCCGCGAACCCGTCAGTCCTTGA
- a CDS encoding enoyl-CoA hydratase/isomerase family protein, which produces MTSFIQTRVHGNVAEIVLDRPRALNALDASMIRDIHAALVQWRDDDAIAVVLVTSSSERAFCAGGDIKSVRQSALDRDHNAVHKFFSTEYQLNALIANYPKPYVALIDGHAMGGGLGISVHGSIRVVTEKAGLAMPETAIGFFPDVGASYFLPRLTGATGMYLGLTGARASGADAVVAGLATHFVPSDKLDALADEIRAIRSGGDVVATIERHATEAPASEMADQLDEIDRVFGSGSVADMVARLTGDDEWTKATREALATVAPSSLWITAELVRRGADLTLEQCLDLELALGAEVTRNADFIEGVRAVLVDKDRNPSWNPPSVDDIDAEAIEALFTEVTAEPAE; this is translated from the coding sequence GTGACGTCGTTCATCCAGACCCGGGTACACGGGAACGTCGCAGAGATCGTGCTCGATCGGCCCAGGGCGCTCAACGCCCTGGACGCGAGCATGATCCGAGACATACACGCGGCACTGGTGCAGTGGCGCGACGACGACGCGATCGCCGTGGTGCTGGTGACCAGTTCGTCCGAGCGCGCGTTCTGCGCAGGCGGCGACATCAAGTCGGTGCGGCAGTCTGCACTGGACCGTGACCACAACGCCGTCCACAAGTTCTTCTCCACCGAGTACCAGCTCAATGCGCTCATCGCGAACTACCCCAAGCCGTATGTCGCGCTGATCGACGGACACGCGATGGGTGGTGGGCTCGGCATCTCGGTGCACGGATCGATTCGTGTGGTGACCGAGAAGGCCGGCCTCGCGATGCCCGAGACCGCAATCGGCTTCTTCCCCGACGTCGGTGCCAGCTACTTCCTGCCCCGGCTCACCGGCGCGACGGGAATGTACCTGGGCCTCACCGGTGCCCGGGCGTCGGGCGCGGACGCCGTCGTCGCCGGTCTGGCTACCCACTTCGTGCCCAGCGACAAGCTCGACGCGCTCGCCGACGAGATTCGAGCGATTCGCAGCGGCGGAGATGTCGTCGCCACGATCGAGCGTCACGCCACCGAGGCGCCGGCATCGGAGATGGCGGATCAGCTCGACGAGATCGACCGTGTCTTCGGGTCGGGCAGTGTCGCCGACATGGTGGCGCGGCTGACCGGCGACGACGAGTGGACCAAGGCCACCCGCGAGGCGCTGGCCACGGTTGCCCCCAGCAGCCTGTGGATCACAGCCGAGTTGGTGCGCCGGGGCGCGGACCTGACCCTCGAGCAGTGCCTGGATCTCGAACTGGCACTCGGCGCCGAGGTCACCCGCAACGCGGACTTCATCGAAGGTGTGCGGGCCGTTCTGGTCGACAAGGACCGCAATCCGTCGTGGAATCCGCCGTCGGTCGACGACATCGACGCCGAGGCGATCGAGGCGCTGTTCACCGAGGTCACCGCCGAACCGGCGGAGTAG
- a CDS encoding ABC-F family ATP-binding cassette domain-containing protein produces MANLINLEQVSKSFGIKPLLDSVSLGVQEGERIGVVGLNGGGKTTMLEVLAGIEEPDSGRVSRVGGLRMAVVTQRGVLPEGSTVGDVVLGPLGVADHEWAGDARIRSILAGIGIDNLGLDAGVDGLSGGERRRVALAAALVQDLDLLVLDEPTNHLDVEGVQWLAEHLVSRRSALVVVTHDRWFLDTVANRTWEVVGGKVESYEGGYNDWIFARAERSRQADAAEERRQNLARKELAWLRRGPQARTSKPKYRVEAAEALIADVPAPRDSIALASFAKRRLGRVVIELEDAKLTTPDGRELVHDLTWRLAPGERVGLVGVNGSGKTTLLRTLAGELEPAEGKRIEGQTVKIGWLRQELDDLPTDMRVLDAVKDVAERITLGDKEVSAGQLAERLGFAPARQRTPVGDLSGGERRRLQLTRVLMAEPNVLLLDEPTNDLDIDTLQQLEDLLDGWAGTMVVISHDRYLIERICDTTWALFGDGKLTNLPGGIEEYLRRRAVLAQKPENVAQSVASTAGASAPRVARDGAADRAARKELSRLERAVAKLDEREAKLHAQLAEAATDPAKLMALDAELKQVVAEKEATEEQWMELASEVD; encoded by the coding sequence ATGGCGAATTTGATCAATCTCGAACAGGTTTCGAAGTCCTTCGGCATCAAGCCGCTGCTCGATTCCGTCTCGCTCGGCGTGCAGGAAGGTGAACGCATCGGTGTCGTCGGCCTCAACGGCGGCGGCAAGACCACGATGCTCGAGGTGCTCGCGGGCATCGAGGAACCCGACTCCGGTCGGGTCAGCCGCGTCGGTGGGCTGCGAATGGCGGTCGTCACCCAGCGCGGTGTCCTGCCCGAGGGGTCGACGGTCGGCGACGTGGTCCTCGGACCGCTCGGTGTCGCGGACCACGAATGGGCGGGCGACGCACGGATCCGCAGCATCCTCGCGGGCATCGGGATCGACAACCTCGGCCTCGATGCCGGGGTCGACGGACTCTCCGGCGGCGAGCGGCGGCGTGTCGCGCTGGCCGCGGCGCTGGTGCAGGACCTCGACCTGCTGGTGCTCGACGAGCCCACCAACCACCTCGACGTCGAGGGCGTGCAGTGGCTGGCCGAACACCTGGTGTCGAGGCGCTCGGCCCTGGTCGTCGTCACCCACGACCGCTGGTTCCTCGACACCGTCGCGAACCGTACGTGGGAGGTGGTGGGCGGCAAGGTCGAGAGCTACGAGGGCGGCTACAACGACTGGATCTTCGCGCGCGCCGAGCGATCCCGGCAGGCCGACGCCGCCGAGGAGCGCCGGCAGAACCTGGCGCGCAAGGAACTCGCGTGGTTGCGGCGCGGACCGCAGGCGCGCACGTCCAAGCCCAAGTACCGGGTGGAGGCCGCCGAGGCGTTGATCGCCGATGTCCCCGCCCCGCGCGACAGCATCGCGCTCGCGTCGTTCGCGAAGCGCCGGCTGGGCCGGGTCGTCATCGAACTCGAGGACGCCAAGCTCACCACGCCGGACGGCCGCGAACTGGTCCACGACCTCACGTGGCGGCTCGCGCCCGGCGAGCGTGTCGGCCTGGTCGGGGTCAACGGCTCCGGTAAGACGACGCTGCTGCGCACCCTCGCCGGCGAGCTCGAGCCGGCCGAGGGCAAGCGGATCGAGGGCCAGACCGTGAAGATCGGGTGGCTGCGCCAGGAACTCGACGACCTGCCCACCGACATGCGCGTGCTGGACGCGGTCAAGGATGTCGCCGAGCGGATCACGCTGGGGGACAAGGAAGTTTCGGCCGGCCAGCTCGCCGAGCGGCTCGGCTTCGCGCCGGCCCGCCAGCGCACCCCGGTGGGCGACCTGTCCGGCGGCGAGCGTCGTCGTCTGCAGCTCACCCGCGTCCTGATGGCCGAACCCAACGTGCTGCTGCTCGACGAGCCCACCAACGATCTCGACATCGACACCCTGCAGCAGCTCGAGGATCTGCTCGACGGCTGGGCCGGCACGATGGTCGTCATCTCCCACGACCGCTACCTCATCGAGCGCATCTGTGACACCACGTGGGCGCTGTTCGGGGACGGCAAGCTGACGAACCTGCCCGGCGGTATCGAGGAGTACCTGCGCCGGCGCGCGGTGCTGGCGCAGAAGCCGGAGAACGTGGCGCAGTCGGTGGCGTCCACTGCCGGGGCGTCCGCGCCGAGGGTGGCCCGCGACGGGGCGGCCGATCGGGCGGCCCGCAAGGAGCTCTCGCGGCTCGAGCGCGCGGTCGCCAAGCTCGACGAGCGCGAGGCGAAGCTGCACGCCCAGCTGGCGGAGGCGGCGACGGATCCCGCGAAGCTCATGGCGCTCGACGCCGAGCTCAAGCAGGTGGTGGCCGAGAAGGAGGCCACGGAGGAGCAGTGGATGGAGCTCGCGTCCGAGGTCGACTGA
- the pnuC gene encoding nicotinamide riboside transporter PnuC: protein MSVLQTLFDAELHIGGATILWREIIGNGFGIASAIGGMKRVVWAWPVGIIGNALLFTVFMGALFHTPQDLNLYGQAGRQLLFITVSAYGWTRWLQSRNDSGKAVLPHWASTRARIGMIATMAIGTVVFAKVFEALGSWGPWPDAWIFTGSILATYGMARGWTEFWLIWIGVDAVGVPLLFSGGYYPSALLYLVYAGFVLWGFAVWLRIQRRTVAQPETTDVAPRQE from the coding sequence GTGAGCGTTCTGCAGACGCTGTTCGACGCCGAACTGCACATCGGCGGCGCCACGATCCTGTGGCGCGAGATCATCGGGAACGGTTTCGGCATCGCGTCCGCGATCGGCGGCATGAAGCGCGTCGTGTGGGCGTGGCCGGTGGGCATCATCGGCAACGCCCTGCTGTTCACGGTGTTCATGGGCGCGCTGTTCCACACCCCCCAGGACCTCAACCTGTACGGCCAGGCCGGCCGCCAGCTGCTGTTCATCACCGTGAGCGCGTACGGCTGGACACGCTGGCTGCAGTCGCGCAACGACTCCGGCAAGGCGGTACTCCCGCACTGGGCGTCCACCCGCGCGCGTATCGGCATGATCGCGACGATGGCGATCGGCACCGTCGTGTTCGCGAAGGTCTTCGAGGCGCTCGGGTCGTGGGGTCCGTGGCCCGACGCGTGGATCTTCACCGGGTCGATCCTCGCGACGTACGGCATGGCCCGCGGCTGGACCGAGTTCTGGCTGATCTGGATCGGGGTCGACGCCGTCGGCGTGCCGCTGCTCTTCAGCGGCGGCTACTACCCGTCGGCGCTGCTGTATTTGGTTTACGCGGGCTTCGTACTGTGGGGCTTCGCGGTGTGGCTGCGGATCCAGCGGCGGACCGTCGCCCAGCCGGAAACCACCGACGTCGCGCCGCGTCAGGAATGA
- a CDS encoding LLM class F420-dependent oxidoreductase, with protein sequence MTQDTAEPLHFGAFGVWRHAFGLPPEVGAEIERLGYGAIWAGGSPPADLQVIEDLVAGTEKITVATGIVNIFAAPADEVAKSYHRIESRHPGRFVLGIGVGHPEVPGMGAERPYEALVRYLDVLDDAGVPVQRRVLAALGPKVLKLAADRSAGAHPYLTTSQHTREAREVLGPDALLAPEQKVVLGTDSDAARATGREAVENPYLHLRNYRRNLERLGFPTAELDNGGSDRVIDALVAHGDAASIAPRLTEHLDAGADHVAIQVLPMAGDPLPALRELAAALGIARS encoded by the coding sequence ATGACACAGGACACAGCAGAGCCCTTGCACTTCGGCGCGTTCGGCGTCTGGCGTCACGCCTTCGGTCTGCCACCCGAGGTGGGCGCGGAAATCGAGCGCCTCGGATACGGCGCTATCTGGGCGGGCGGGTCTCCCCCGGCGGATCTGCAGGTGATCGAGGACCTCGTGGCGGGCACCGAGAAGATCACGGTCGCGACGGGCATCGTGAACATCTTCGCCGCACCCGCCGACGAGGTGGCGAAGTCGTACCACCGCATCGAATCTCGCCATCCCGGACGGTTCGTGCTCGGGATCGGCGTCGGCCACCCGGAGGTGCCCGGCATGGGTGCCGAGCGGCCCTACGAGGCCCTGGTCCGTTACCTCGACGTCCTCGACGACGCCGGCGTCCCGGTGCAGCGGCGCGTGCTCGCCGCGCTCGGTCCGAAGGTCCTGAAGCTGGCCGCGGACCGCTCCGCCGGGGCGCACCCGTACCTGACGACATCGCAGCACACCCGCGAGGCCCGCGAGGTGCTGGGCCCGGACGCGCTGCTGGCACCGGAACAGAAGGTGGTGTTGGGTACCGACTCGGACGCCGCCCGGGCGACCGGCCGCGAGGCCGTCGAGAACCCGTACCTGCACCTGCGCAATTACCGCCGCAACCTCGAACGTCTCGGCTTCCCGACCGCCGAACTCGACAACGGCGGCAGCGACCGCGTCATCGACGCCCTCGTCGCGCACGGCGACGCGGCCTCCATCGCGCCCCGGCTCACCGAGCATCTCGATGCAGGCGCCGATCACGTTGCGATCCAGGTACTGCCGATGGCCGGAGATCCGCTTCCTGCGCTGCGGGAGCTGGCCGCGGCGCTCGGGATCGCGCGCTCGTGA
- a CDS encoding response regulator transcription factor, which yields MDPVTDSARILLVDDDPKVLSSLTRGLRLSGFDLETAPDGASALRAVSSSNPDAIVLDVNMPGLDGVSVVTALRAMGNDVPICVLSARSTVGDRIAGLEAGADDYLTKPFELGELVARLRALLRRAPRKDVPAGVVTVGELEVDLPGRRVRARGERVELTKREFDLLAVLAENAGIVLSRVQLLRLVWGYDFDADTNVVDVFVTYLRKKLEANGMPRVLHTVRGVGFVLRDQP from the coding sequence ATGGATCCAGTGACCGATAGCGCCCGCATCCTGCTCGTCGACGACGACCCCAAGGTCCTGTCATCCCTCACGCGGGGGCTCCGCCTGTCCGGTTTCGACCTCGAGACCGCGCCGGACGGGGCCTCCGCGCTGCGGGCCGTGAGCTCGTCGAACCCGGACGCGATCGTCCTCGACGTCAACATGCCGGGCCTGGACGGGGTCAGCGTCGTCACCGCTCTGCGCGCGATGGGCAACGACGTCCCGATCTGTGTCCTCAGCGCCCGCAGCACGGTCGGCGACCGGATCGCGGGACTCGAGGCCGGCGCCGACGACTATCTCACCAAGCCGTTCGAGCTGGGTGAGTTGGTCGCCCGACTGCGCGCACTGCTGCGCAGGGCACCCCGCAAGGACGTCCCGGCAGGTGTCGTCACCGTCGGCGAGCTCGAGGTGGATCTGCCCGGTCGACGTGTCCGCGCGAGGGGTGAGCGCGTCGAGCTGACCAAACGCGAGTTCGACCTGCTCGCCGTCCTCGCGGAGAACGCGGGGATCGTCCTCAGCCGGGTTCAGCTGCTGCGACTGGTGTGGGGCTACGACTTCGACGCGGACACCAACGTCGTCGACGTCTTCGTGACGTACCTGCGAAAGAAGCTGGAGGCGAACGGGATGCCCCGCGTGCTGCACACCGTGCGAGGAGTCGGATTCGTGTTACGGGATCAGCCGTGA
- a CDS encoding VOC family protein: MTDLPAAGVLPYLTVRGAGQAIEWYRKAFGAEVVGEPIVMDDGRIGHAELRLQSGMIYLAEEFPEMGLSAPESGATSVSLMLPVDDTDAVLERARDAGGRVERWISENHGRRNATLIDPFGHRWMLSGPVKD, translated from the coding sequence GTGACGGATCTCCCCGCTGCCGGCGTCCTGCCGTATCTCACGGTGCGCGGGGCGGGGCAGGCGATCGAGTGGTACCGGAAGGCGTTCGGCGCCGAGGTGGTGGGCGAGCCGATCGTGATGGACGACGGCCGGATCGGGCACGCGGAGCTGCGGCTGCAGTCCGGGATGATCTATCTGGCCGAGGAGTTCCCGGAGATGGGGCTCAGCGCGCCGGAGTCGGGCGCCACGTCGGTGAGCCTGATGCTGCCGGTCGACGACACCGACGCGGTGCTCGAACGGGCCCGCGACGCCGGCGGCAGGGTGGAGCGGTGGATCTCGGAGAACCACGGCCGCCGCAACGCGACGCTGATCGACCCGTTCGGGCACCGCTGGATGCTGTCGGGTCCGGTCAAGGACTGA
- a CDS encoding nuclear transport factor 2 family protein: MDLEAIAEISRLKYRYVRALDTKSWVDFADTLLPDATATYAEHLRFDSRDAFVSFLQDTLGPHVITEHHCGHPEIDVSGDTATGIWYLSDTVVVPGDQMLMHGAAFYEDTYRRDAAGRWKIAHTAYERTYESVYSLADMPSFRLTSNRWALIGSPQSGTASGIVP, encoded by the coding sequence GTGGATCTGGAGGCGATAGCCGAGATCAGTCGGCTCAAGTACCGATACGTGCGTGCCCTCGACACCAAGTCGTGGGTCGACTTCGCGGACACCCTCCTGCCCGATGCCACGGCCACGTATGCCGAGCACCTGCGGTTCGATTCGCGGGATGCGTTCGTGTCCTTCCTGCAGGACACCCTCGGTCCGCACGTGATCACCGAGCACCACTGCGGGCACCCGGAGATCGACGTCAGCGGTGATACCGCGACCGGGATCTGGTACCTGTCCGACACCGTCGTGGTGCCGGGCGACCAGATGCTGATGCACGGCGCGGCCTTCTACGAGGACACCTACCGGCGGGATGCCGCCGGCCGGTGGAAGATCGCGCACACCGCGTACGAGCGCACCTACGAGTCGGTGTACTCGCTCGCGGACATGCCGAGCTTCCGCCTCACGTCGAACCGGTGGGCCCTCATCGGCTCGCCGCAGTCCGGAACGGCGTCCGGGATCGTCCCGTGA
- a CDS encoding pyridoxine/pyridoxamine 5'-phosphate oxidase: MSARQIRASYPDTRSWIRAIPGASATAPATGLPMPGATGAAALPADPVAQFLDWLEEAVVAGVVEPHVATLSTVDEAGAPDARTLLLKDVTEAGWWFSSDRRSPKARQLDADPVAALTFYWREQGRQVRVRGSVVRGDADVSARDFLERSVTARAVAAASRQSEILTDVAEYDAAVRESVAEVEADPSYVEDTWQAWCLVPETVEFWHADPGRRHLRVRYRRSLEVEGVSWARDALWP; this comes from the coding sequence ATGTCCGCCAGGCAGATCCGCGCGTCGTATCCGGACACTCGTAGTTGGATCCGTGCCATTCCCGGTGCGTCGGCCACCGCGCCCGCCACCGGACTCCCGATGCCCGGCGCCACGGGCGCCGCCGCGCTGCCCGCCGACCCGGTGGCCCAGTTCCTGGACTGGCTCGAGGAGGCTGTCGTGGCCGGCGTGGTCGAACCGCACGTCGCGACGCTGTCGACGGTGGACGAGGCGGGCGCGCCCGATGCCCGCACGCTGCTGCTCAAGGACGTCACCGAGGCGGGATGGTGGTTCTCGTCCGACCGGCGTTCACCCAAGGCGCGGCAGTTGGACGCTGATCCGGTTGCGGCGCTGACCTTCTACTGGCGGGAGCAGGGCCGTCAGGTGCGGGTACGGGGTTCGGTGGTGCGCGGCGACGCGGACGTCAGCGCACGGGACTTCCTGGAGCGTTCGGTGACGGCGCGTGCGGTGGCCGCGGCGAGCCGGCAGAGCGAGATCCTCACCGATGTCGCGGAGTACGACGCCGCGGTGCGGGAGTCGGTGGCCGAGGTGGAGGCCGATCCGTCCTACGTCGAGGACACCTGGCAGGCTTGGTGTCTGGTCCCGGAGACGGTGGAGTTCTGGCACGCCGATCCGGGCCGCCGGCACCTGCGGGTGCGGTACCGGCGCAGCCTGGAAGTCGAGGGTGTGAGCTGGGCCCGCGACGCGCTGTGGCCGTGA
- a CDS encoding sensor histidine kinase — protein sequence MRPRRRSLSLRARVALVAALAATIVIAAIGFAFAVFLRVNSSEQLDRTLDSVSLTVPSESAISGFGAAPTSPLVESDPAVVSTPAAEVTDSVRATTIDGAAVRAKDVPIIGAAGTLVAVSVPEDALSRAIRDQQWQVAGAAIVAIAVAAGLGWLLAGRAVRPLQRLAAATHTVGDELPAALPDIRGAREAEELAEAIGHMLTRIGKAQSRTEAALGSARDFAAVSAHELRTPLTSMRTDLEVLATMPLSDEQRAEIVRDVLATERQIENTLSDLESLAVGELSDADDHEDLDLVELADRCVQESARRLPDVAVELSTPPSLPMRGLPSGLRLVLENAVTNAVRHGRADRVRITVADNGDRGVTIAVDDNGIGVPEHERATLFERFARGSSAHPEGSGLGLALIAQQASLHGGTAALTDSPLGGARLQLDLPVTV from the coding sequence GTGAGGCCGCGCCGACGCTCATTGTCCCTGCGGGCCCGCGTCGCGCTCGTCGCGGCGCTCGCCGCCACCATCGTGATCGCCGCGATCGGATTCGCCTTCGCGGTGTTCCTGCGCGTCAACAGTTCCGAACAACTCGATCGCACCCTGGACTCGGTGTCGCTGACTGTGCCGTCCGAGTCGGCGATCTCGGGATTCGGCGCCGCACCCACTTCACCCCTCGTCGAGAGCGACCCGGCGGTCGTCTCGACCCCCGCCGCGGAAGTCACCGACTCTGTCCGTGCGACCACGATCGACGGTGCTGCCGTCCGCGCCAAGGACGTCCCGATCATCGGCGCGGCCGGCACGTTGGTCGCCGTCTCGGTTCCCGAGGACGCGCTCAGCCGCGCCATCCGCGATCAGCAGTGGCAGGTGGCCGGCGCCGCGATCGTCGCCATCGCGGTCGCGGCCGGGCTCGGCTGGCTGCTGGCCGGGCGGGCGGTGCGCCCCCTGCAGCGGCTCGCCGCGGCCACCCACACCGTCGGCGACGAACTGCCCGCCGCCCTCCCCGACATCCGCGGGGCACGCGAGGCGGAGGAGCTCGCCGAAGCCATCGGACACATGTTGACCCGAATCGGTAAGGCGCAGAGCCGAACAGAGGCTGCCCTCGGGTCGGCACGCGACTTCGCGGCCGTCTCCGCCCACGAACTGCGCACCCCGCTCACCTCGATGCGCACCGACCTCGAGGTGCTCGCCACGATGCCCCTGTCCGACGAGCAGCGCGCCGAGATCGTCCGCGACGTGCTGGCCACCGAGCGACAGATCGAGAACACCCTGTCGGACCTCGAGAGCCTGGCCGTCGGTGAGCTGTCCGACGCCGACGATCACGAAGACCTCGACCTGGTGGAACTGGCGGACCGATGCGTGCAGGAGTCGGCCCGACGCCTGCCCGACGTGGCTGTCGAACTCTCCACCCCACCGTCCCTGCCGATGCGCGGGCTACCGTCGGGGCTTCGCCTGGTACTCGAGAACGCGGTCACCAACGCCGTCCGGCACGGGCGCGCCGACCGGGTCCGGATCACCGTCGCCGACAACGGCGACCGTGGTGTCACGATCGCGGTCGACGACAACGGGATCGGTGTGCCCGAGCACGAACGCGCGACGCTGTTCGAGCGCTTCGCACGGGGATCGTCCGCGCACCCGGAGGGATCCGGGCTCGGTCTCGCACTGATCGCGCAGCAGGCGTCACTGCACGGGGGCACCGCCGCGCTGACCGACAGTCCGCTCGGCGGTGCACGCCTGCAACTCGACCTGCCCGTGACCGTCTGA